One window of Streptomyces sp. NBC_00273 genomic DNA carries:
- a CDS encoding ABC transporter ATP-binding protein codes for MIRMLLRVLGHEYARPVRRTVALMTTTAVVEGSSYALLVPVLRALFGGTPEDAWPWLIAFGAAVAVYAVLRYVSDRSGFHAGSTLLRGTYHRLGDHLARLPIGWYDAGRIGEVSVLAGRGILQAMSVIAHLLAPFISACVTPLTILAVMLAFNWQMGLAALAAVPIVAAIQVRTGRSMAATDAERHERDHEATGRVVEYLRAQPVLRAGGRTAERFRMLDDSLREVQRASRRTALAALPGVVGLALAVQTVFTVVLALGAYLALGGSTGAAEVLAILVLAARCADPLLSLSDIGGRLRGAREELARLDTVLHTEPLPEPTEPIQPVRHDLEFDSVTFRHGDRTVIADTSLSVPEGQRLAVVGPSGAGKSTLLHLLARFYDVDSGAVRVGGVDVRAIDTEVLMAQFAIVFQDVHLFDGTIEENVRLGRPDADEAEVRAAASAARLDEVIERLPGGWGTHVGEGGARLSGGERQRVSIARALLKDAPVVLLDEVTSALDPVNEAAVHEGIEHLMAGRTVVMVAHRMRTVRRADRVVFLAGGRIVEEGSHDALLRRGGRYADFWNASLAPAASE; via the coding sequence ATGATTCGCATGCTGCTGCGCGTGCTGGGGCACGAGTACGCCCGGCCGGTGCGTCGCACCGTGGCCCTGATGACGACGACCGCCGTGGTCGAGGGTTCGTCCTACGCCCTGCTGGTTCCCGTGCTGCGGGCGCTGTTCGGGGGCACGCCCGAAGACGCCTGGCCCTGGCTGATCGCGTTCGGGGCCGCGGTCGCGGTCTACGCGGTGCTGCGTTACGTCAGCGACCGGTCCGGCTTCCATGCCGGCAGCACGCTGTTGCGCGGCACGTACCACCGGCTCGGCGACCATCTGGCCCGACTGCCGATCGGCTGGTACGACGCGGGCCGCATCGGGGAGGTGTCCGTCCTCGCCGGCCGCGGCATCCTCCAGGCGATGAGCGTGATCGCGCACCTGCTGGCACCGTTCATCTCCGCCTGTGTGACCCCGCTGACCATTCTCGCGGTCATGCTGGCCTTCAACTGGCAGATGGGCCTGGCGGCGTTGGCTGCCGTACCGATCGTGGCGGCGATCCAGGTCCGGACGGGACGCTCGATGGCCGCTACGGACGCCGAGCGCCACGAACGCGACCACGAAGCCACCGGGCGGGTCGTCGAATACCTCCGGGCCCAGCCGGTGTTGCGCGCGGGCGGCCGGACCGCGGAACGCTTCCGGATGCTCGACGACTCGCTGCGGGAAGTCCAGCGCGCCTCCCGCCGGACCGCGCTGGCGGCGCTGCCCGGCGTGGTCGGTCTGGCACTCGCGGTGCAGACGGTGTTCACCGTCGTGCTGGCCCTGGGCGCGTACCTCGCGCTCGGCGGGAGCACCGGCGCGGCGGAGGTCCTGGCGATCCTGGTCCTGGCCGCCCGCTGCGCGGACCCGCTGCTGTCGCTGTCGGACATCGGCGGCCGGCTCCGCGGTGCACGTGAGGAACTGGCGCGGCTCGACACGGTATTGCACACCGAGCCGCTGCCGGAGCCGACCGAACCGATCCAGCCGGTGCGCCATGACCTGGAGTTCGACTCCGTCACCTTCCGGCACGGCGACCGCACCGTGATCGCCGACACCTCGCTGTCCGTACCGGAGGGACAGCGGCTCGCCGTCGTCGGACCGTCGGGCGCGGGCAAGAGCACGCTGCTGCACCTGCTCGCACGGTTCTACGACGTGGACTCCGGCGCGGTGCGGGTGGGAGGCGTGGACGTGCGCGCGATCGACACGGAGGTGCTGATGGCGCAGTTCGCCATCGTCTTCCAGGACGTCCACCTCTTCGACGGCACGATCGAGGAGAACGTGCGCCTCGGCCGTCCCGATGCCGACGAAGCCGAGGTGCGGGCGGCAGCCAGCGCGGCGCGGCTGGACGAGGTGATCGAGCGGCTGCCCGGCGGGTGGGGGACGCATGTCGGCGAGGGCGGCGCAAGGCTGTCGGGCGGCGAACGCCAGCGCGTCTCGATCGCGCGAGCGCTGTTGAAGGACGCGCCCGTCGTCCTGCTGGACGAGGTGACCTCGGCGCTGGACCCGGTGAACGAGGCAGCCGTCCACGAGGGCATCGAGCACCTGATGGCCGGACGGACGGTGGTGATGGTCGCGCACCGGATGCGGACCGTCCGACGCGCCGACCGCGTCGTCTTCCTGGCCGGCGGCCGGATCGTGGAGGAAGGCAGCCACGACGCGCTGCTGCGCCGCGGCGGCCGCTACGCCGATTTCTGGAACGCCTCCCTCGCACCGGCGGCGAGTGAATGA
- a CDS encoding MFS transporter: MTSSSGARPGLTLAAVALVQFMVSLDLSVVNVGLPQIAAGLGFSAVGLTWVIHAYALTFGGLLLLGGKAADRYGRKRILLLGLGLFGLSSLLGGFAQEPGHLVAARAAQGVGAAALAPAALALLTSTFPAGRARIKAFGAWSAANAAGGALGVLMGGVLTEYANWRWVMFVNVPMAACALALAWRGIAGGPPTARGGRPDVLGAVLVTAGTTLLVFGVVRTDRYAWTSPVTLTTLAVAAALLAAFVRVELTTSREPLIRLGLFANRSVAGANASVLLIGAAMTSAFYFVSLYLQQVLGTGPARTGMMFLPFALALVAGSVLAVKLGYRLAPRTLVVTGGLLAAAGLAWFGLISPDGGFTTDVLGPALLAGGGFGLCLGPVASLATAGVAPHESGAAAGLLNSSRQIGASLGLAVLGAAAHHRTGGTVTPGTLNDGYAFGLALGAALVTAAVLVALAVLRRTGPPPRAGQSDVEGAAGAGAAGAGAAGAGAAGAGAAGAKDAGANVAGLLRPYYARFAAVVTLQVIGALAGLMPLLAVAELGRTLLAPGPVDHGHVRIVVIAGAAGLFLRLLFTAASSGIGHVVDGQVQLTFRRQLAAQLGRVPIGWFSRRRTGELAKVVGEDVSAVHPFIAHTPGELVSAFVVPLASLIYLFTVDWRLTLITLIPVALAVALVPLMMTPTRLREQEDFDAAMGRISSSVVEFVQGISVVKAFGGSGRAHRGFRTAVDDFVGSFLRMVRGLAGIAAGMQVALSPPFVLLAVLIGGTALITTGGMAPADLLPFLLLGLGLTAPVAALGHGFDDVQAARRAVGRIREVLTVRSLPEPAHPVAPQGHRLELRDVRFGYEADHEVLRGVDLVLEPGTTTALVGPSGSGKSTLVQLLPRFFDPTHGSVTLGGVDLRELGSRELYQNVSFVFQDVRLLRASVADNIALAVPHADLDDVVRAARLANVHDRILELPRGYESVIGEDAGLSGGEAQRIALARALLADTPVLVLDEATAFADPQTERAVRRALATLGGDRTILVVAHRPETIADADTVVMLDDGVVVERGTPAELLARQGRFAAFWQARRSAFADRTEAHSGVPQGGGPR; encoded by the coding sequence ATGACGAGTAGTTCGGGTGCCCGGCCAGGGCTGACGCTCGCTGCGGTGGCGCTGGTGCAGTTCATGGTGTCGCTGGACCTATCGGTCGTGAACGTGGGACTCCCCCAGATCGCTGCCGGCCTCGGCTTCAGCGCGGTGGGCTTGACCTGGGTGATCCACGCCTACGCCCTCACCTTCGGCGGGTTGCTCCTGCTGGGCGGCAAGGCCGCCGACCGGTACGGCCGCAAACGGATCCTGCTGCTCGGGCTCGGCCTGTTCGGGCTTTCCTCCCTCCTCGGCGGATTCGCCCAGGAACCCGGCCACCTCGTCGCCGCCCGAGCGGCACAGGGCGTGGGGGCCGCAGCGCTGGCTCCGGCCGCCCTGGCACTGCTGACGTCGACGTTCCCGGCGGGCCGGGCCCGTATCAAGGCCTTCGGGGCATGGAGTGCGGCGAACGCGGCCGGAGGCGCCCTCGGTGTCCTCATGGGCGGCGTGCTCACCGAGTACGCGAACTGGCGGTGGGTCATGTTCGTGAACGTGCCGATGGCGGCGTGCGCGCTGGCCCTGGCCTGGCGCGGCATCGCCGGAGGACCGCCGACCGCTCGCGGTGGCCGTCCGGACGTGCTCGGTGCCGTCCTGGTCACGGCGGGCACGACCCTGCTCGTGTTCGGCGTCGTCCGCACGGATCGGTACGCCTGGACCTCGCCGGTCACCCTGACGACCCTGGCGGTCGCCGCCGCACTGCTGGCCGCGTTCGTCCGTGTCGAACTGACCACCTCCCGCGAACCGCTGATCAGGCTCGGCCTGTTCGCCAACCGCTCGGTGGCGGGCGCGAACGCCTCCGTGCTCCTGATCGGCGCGGCCATGACCTCCGCCTTCTACTTCGTGTCCCTCTACCTCCAACAAGTCCTCGGAACGGGGCCCGCGCGGACCGGGATGATGTTCCTGCCGTTCGCCCTCGCCCTGGTCGCCGGCTCCGTGCTCGCCGTCAAGCTCGGCTACCGCCTTGCGCCCCGCACGCTCGTGGTCACCGGCGGACTCCTGGCTGCGGCCGGGCTCGCCTGGTTCGGCCTGATCAGCCCCGACGGCGGCTTCACCACCGACGTCCTCGGGCCCGCGCTCCTCGCCGGCGGCGGCTTCGGGCTCTGTCTCGGACCGGTCGCCTCCCTCGCCACCGCCGGCGTCGCGCCCCACGAGAGCGGCGCCGCCGCGGGCCTGCTCAACAGCTCGCGCCAGATCGGCGCCTCACTCGGACTCGCCGTCCTCGGCGCCGCGGCGCACCACCGCACCGGCGGGACGGTCACACCCGGGACGCTCAACGACGGATACGCCTTCGGGCTGGCCCTCGGCGCCGCGCTCGTGACCGCCGCGGTCCTCGTGGCCCTCGCCGTCCTGCGCCGAACCGGTCCACCGCCACGAGCCGGGCAGAGCGATGTCGAGGGCGCGGCAGGAGCGGGCGCGGCAGGAGCGGGCGCGGCAGGAGCGGGCGCGGCAGGAGCGGGCGCGGCAGGAGCGAAGGATGCAGGAGCGAACGTGGCGGGACTGCTGCGCCCCTACTACGCACGCTTCGCCGCCGTGGTGACCCTGCAGGTCATCGGCGCATTGGCGGGTCTGATGCCGCTGCTGGCGGTCGCCGAACTGGGGCGCACGCTGCTGGCGCCCGGCCCGGTCGATCACGGTCATGTCCGGATCGTCGTGATCGCGGGTGCCGCCGGCCTGTTCCTCCGACTGCTGTTCACGGCCGCGTCGTCAGGGATAGGACACGTCGTCGACGGCCAGGTACAACTGACGTTCCGCCGGCAACTGGCCGCGCAACTGGGGCGCGTACCGATCGGGTGGTTCTCCCGGCGCCGGACCGGCGAGCTGGCGAAGGTGGTGGGGGAGGACGTCAGCGCCGTGCACCCGTTCATCGCCCACACCCCCGGCGAACTCGTCTCCGCCTTCGTGGTGCCGCTGGCGTCGCTGATCTACTTGTTCACCGTCGACTGGCGGCTCACGCTCATCACGCTGATACCGGTCGCCCTGGCCGTGGCGCTCGTCCCCCTGATGATGACCCCGACCCGGCTGCGCGAGCAGGAGGATTTCGACGCGGCCATGGGACGGATCTCGAGCTCAGTCGTCGAGTTCGTCCAGGGCATCTCGGTGGTCAAGGCGTTCGGCGGATCCGGGCGCGCCCACCGCGGCTTCCGCACGGCGGTGGACGATTTCGTCGGCAGCTTCCTGCGGATGGTGCGCGGTCTCGCCGGGATCGCCGCCGGCATGCAAGTGGCCCTGTCGCCGCCGTTCGTGCTGTTGGCCGTCCTGATCGGCGGTACGGCTCTGATCACCACCGGTGGCATGGCTCCGGCCGACCTGCTGCCCTTCCTGCTGCTCGGACTGGGCCTGACCGCTCCCGTGGCGGCCCTGGGCCACGGGTTCGACGACGTACAGGCCGCCCGGCGTGCGGTCGGCCGGATCCGGGAGGTGCTCACGGTGCGGTCGCTGCCGGAGCCCGCGCACCCGGTCGCACCGCAGGGGCACCGGCTGGAACTGCGTGACGTCCGATTCGGCTACGAAGCCGATCACGAGGTCCTGCGCGGGGTCGACCTGGTGCTCGAACCGGGAACGACCACCGCACTGGTCGGGCCGTCGGGAAGCGGAAAGTCCACGCTGGTCCAGCTGTTGCCGCGGTTCTTCGACCCGACCCACGGTTCGGTCACCCTGGGCGGTGTCGACCTGCGCGAACTCGGCAGCCGGGAGCTCTACCAGAACGTCTCCTTCGTCTTCCAGGACGTCCGGCTGCTGCGCGCGTCGGTCGCGGACAACATCGCGCTGGCGGTACCGCACGCCGACCTCGACGACGTGGTGCGCGCCGCCCGGCTCGCGAACGTTCACGATCGGATCCTCGAACTGCCCCGCGGATACGAGTCGGTGATCGGTGAAGACGCGGGGCTGTCGGGTGGCGAGGCACAGCGGATCGCGCTCGCGCGCGCCCTGCTCGCCGACACGCCGGTCCTCGTGCTCGACGAGGCGACCGCCTTCGCGGACCCGCAGACCGAACGGGCGGTGCGCCGGGCCCTGGCGACGCTGGGCGGCGACCGGACGATCCTGGTCGTCGCCCATCGCCCGGAGACGATCGCCGACGCCGACACCGTCGTGATGCTGGACGACGGGGTGGTCGTCGAACGCGGCACACCGGCCGAACTGCTGGCACGGCAAGGGAGGTTCGCGGCGTTCTGGCAAGCCCGCCGGTCGGCGTTCGCCGACCGGACCGAAGCCCACAGCGGCGTACCACAAGGAGGCGGTCCCCGATGA
- a CDS encoding TetR/AcrR family transcriptional regulator encodes MSRAPASHGRTGRPPLTSRAQILVAARRLIDQDGWEKLTIRRLAAELGIGATTLYHHIRNKEDLLLLLLNQHIEQIERPQLPDDPRERIVTAATAMHDALTAWPWAAEVLSADGFVGLLDESAMWMVEAIVAGADDHGCTPEQTVDVFRSIWYYTVGEVLVRAHSARRRDEGRPFAYREDLDPSQVPHLAAIGVRWAALAARDIYPQGLRTFVDGLLARAAPRGTG; translated from the coding sequence ATGTCCCGAGCGCCCGCGTCGCACGGCCGCACCGGCCGGCCGCCCCTGACCTCCCGTGCGCAGATCCTGGTGGCCGCCCGTCGGCTCATCGACCAGGACGGCTGGGAGAAGCTGACGATCCGCCGCCTGGCCGCCGAGCTCGGCATCGGGGCGACGACCTTGTACCACCACATCCGGAACAAGGAAGACCTGCTGCTCCTCCTGCTCAATCAACACATCGAGCAGATCGAGCGCCCCCAACTGCCCGATGACCCGCGCGAGCGCATCGTCACGGCCGCCACCGCGATGCACGACGCCCTCACGGCCTGGCCGTGGGCCGCGGAGGTCCTTTCGGCAGACGGTTTCGTCGGCCTCCTCGACGAATCGGCGATGTGGATGGTCGAAGCCATCGTGGCCGGCGCCGACGACCACGGATGCACACCCGAACAGACCGTCGACGTCTTCCGCAGCATCTGGTACTACACCGTCGGCGAGGTCCTCGTCCGCGCCCACTCCGCCCGCCGACGGGACGAAGGGCGGCCCTTCGCCTACCGCGAGGACCTGGACCCGTCGCAGGTGCCCCACCTGGCCGCCATCGGCGTCCGATGGGCCGCGCTGGCCGCACGGGACATCTACCCCCAGGGACTGCGCACGTTCGTCGACGGGCTGCTCGCACGAGCCGCCCCCCGCGGCACCGGCTGA